One genomic region from Cellulosilyticum sp. I15G10I2 encodes:
- a CDS encoding ACT domain-containing protein — protein sequence MKDYTLNLEVLEGVYCICKGLPDYIINELQFKSDFFSLTKTSDEVSVVCNQQVIATDTIKSIEKDWKILKVSGVLDFSLIGILAKISRILAQVSVSIFVLSTYDTDYILVKASKLVIAAQALEQSGHSVKFL from the coding sequence GTGAAGGATTATACTTTAAACTTAGAGGTCTTAGAAGGTGTTTACTGTATTTGCAAAGGATTACCAGACTATATTATCAATGAGCTACAATTTAAGAGCGACTTTTTCTCTCTTACAAAAACCAGTGATGAAGTTTCTGTAGTATGTAACCAACAAGTAATTGCAACCGATACTATAAAAAGCATAGAAAAAGACTGGAAAATTTTAAAAGTGAGTGGCGTTTTAGATTTTTCACTAATTGGCATACTAGCAAAGATAAGTAGAATACTTGCACAAGTATCTGTAAGCATCTTTGTTTTATCAACTTACGATACCGACTATATACTTGTCAAAGCATCTAAATTAGTTATCGCTGCTCAAGCACTAGAACAGAGTGGACATAGTGTTAAATTCCTTTAA
- a CDS encoding GntR family transcriptional regulator has protein sequence MAWEFDNSKPIYIQLVDELKLRIISGMMPIGSKLDSVRDLAEEAGVNPNTMQRALAELEREQLVFSQRTSGRYVTDDTELIKKMRKDFANQKINELTTTLLQLGYSKKELIEIVTLFLGEE, from the coding sequence GTGGCATGGGAGTTTGATAACAGCAAACCAATATATATCCAGTTAGTCGATGAACTCAAGCTTAGAATTATATCTGGTATGATGCCAATTGGTTCAAAATTAGATTCAGTTAGAGATTTAGCAGAAGAAGCTGGAGTTAACCCTAATACAATGCAAAGAGCGCTAGCAGAACTAGAAAGAGAACAATTAGTATTTAGTCAGCGTACAAGTGGGCGTTATGTAACTGATGACACAGAGCTTATTAAAAAGATGAGAAAAGACTTTGCAAATCAGAAAATTAATGAGCTTACAACAACACTTCTGCAACTTGGATATAGCAAGAAGGAATTAATAGAGATCGTTACTCTATTTTTAGGGGAGGAATAG
- a CDS encoding ABC transporter ATP-binding protein, which translates to MGDILELQGVSKVYSSKEALKNINLVIPRGRIVGLLGPNGSGKSTMIKLINGLIEPTTGEVKINGKFPGIETKKIISYLPERTYLNDWMKVKDLLAFFQDFYNDFDMNKAIDMIDRLQIDQNSSLKTMSKGTKEKVQLILVMSRAADLYILDEPIGGVDPAARDYILKTIIKNYTNQSSILLATHLIQEIENICDDIVFLSQGNIVLQGSVDDIREERGKSIDALFREVFVC; encoded by the coding sequence ATGGGAGATATATTAGAACTACAAGGTGTGAGTAAAGTATATAGCAGTAAAGAAGCTCTTAAGAATATCAATTTAGTTATTCCAAGGGGAAGAATAGTGGGGCTTCTTGGCCCCAATGGCAGTGGAAAAAGTACTATGATTAAGCTAATTAATGGACTTATTGAGCCAACTACAGGAGAGGTAAAGATTAACGGGAAATTTCCTGGTATTGAAACAAAAAAAATCATTTCTTACTTACCCGAAAGAACTTATCTTAATGATTGGATGAAAGTAAAAGACTTATTAGCTTTTTTTCAAGATTTTTATAATGATTTTGATATGAATAAAGCCATAGATATGATAGATAGACTACAAATAGATCAAAATTCCAGTCTCAAAACAATGTCAAAAGGAACAAAAGAAAAAGTACAGCTTATACTTGTAATGTCAAGAGCAGCGGATCTCTATATTTTAGATGAACCAATAGGCGGAGTGGATCCTGCTGCAAGAGACTATATCCTAAAGACAATTATAAAAAACTATACAAATCAAAGCTCTATTCTTTTAGCTACACATCTAATTCAGGAAATAGAAAATATTTGTGATGATATTGTGTTTTTATCACAAGGAAATATTGTGTTACAGGGCAGTGTAGATGACATTAGAGAAGAAAGAGGCAAGTCGATCGATGCATTGTTCAGGGAGGTATTCGTATGCTAA
- a CDS encoding flavodoxin domain-containing protein — MSKEVPLTVVIYNSKYGSTKHYATWIAKEINADLFEDSHIKLSDLTKYSTIVFGGSLHAVGIKGVKLITKNYEALKNKKIIVFAVGCSPGYPEALTQVFNHNFKLIPKDKINFFYLRGAFNYNKLSPSDKLLMNALKAKIKLKKDDEINEDSKSLLACYDTPHDWTHKDLVVPIIKCITAS; from the coding sequence ATGTCAAAAGAAGTGCCTCTAACTGTTGTTATTTATAATTCTAAATACGGAAGTACAAAGCATTATGCGACGTGGATAGCAAAGGAGATAAATGCTGACTTATTTGAAGACTCTCATATTAAACTTTCTGATTTAACTAAATATAGTACTATAGTATTTGGCGGATCTTTACATGCAGTGGGGATTAAAGGCGTTAAGCTTATTACTAAAAATTATGAAGCCTTAAAAAATAAAAAAATTATTGTATTTGCAGTGGGTTGCTCACCAGGGTATCCTGAAGCCCTTACCCAGGTTTTTAATCATAACTTTAAACTCATTCCTAAGGATAAAATAAATTTCTTCTACTTAAGAGGTGCTTTTAATTATAATAAACTCTCTCCATCTGACAAACTTCTGATGAATGCCTTAAAAGCTAAAATTAAACTAAAAAAAGATGATGAAATAAATGAAGACTCAAAAAGCTTATTAGCTTGTTATGATACTCCTCACGACTGGACCCATAAAGATCTCGTTGTACCTATTATAAAGTGTATTACTGCTTCTTAG
- a CDS encoding alanine/glycine:cation symporter family protein, which produces MDFLTILNNINDFVWGPPLLALLVGTGIFLTIRLGLLQVIKLPRALKLIFTAENEGSGDINSFGALCTALAATVGTGNIVGVSTAIAGGGPGALFWMWVAAFFGMATKYAEGVLAIKYRTTDQNGEVSGGPMYYIERGMGKKFKPLAIFFAVSGVLVALLGVGTFPQVNAISQSIQSTVGVDPRITGIVIAVCVGLVIFGGIQSISKVSEKVVPFMAVIYIIFSVAILIFSADQIIPALGLVFKGAFTPSAAIGGFGGAMVAKAIQMGIARGVFSNESGLGSAPIAAAAAKTKWAAEQGLISMTGTFIDTIIICTLTGLSIIVTGAWHGGAKGAVITQQAFATILPTIGPLLLTICLTLFAFTTILGWCYYGERCLEYVAGVKAIQPYRVVFVVMVALGAYLKLEAIWILADIFNGLMALPNLIALLALSGVIVAETKAYMAYVANK; this is translated from the coding sequence ATGGATTTTTTAACTATTCTTAACAACATTAATGATTTTGTGTGGGGGCCCCCACTACTTGCCTTGTTAGTTGGTACAGGTATTTTTCTAACTATAAGGCTGGGACTATTACAAGTTATTAAATTACCACGAGCATTAAAGCTTATATTTACAGCAGAAAATGAAGGTTCAGGTGATATTAATAGCTTTGGAGCACTCTGTACAGCACTTGCTGCAACAGTAGGAACAGGAAATATAGTAGGGGTTTCAACGGCTATAGCTGGTGGAGGACCAGGAGCATTATTCTGGATGTGGGTTGCAGCCTTTTTTGGTATGGCGACTAAATACGCAGAAGGTGTCCTTGCTATTAAATACCGAACAACAGATCAAAATGGAGAAGTATCTGGTGGACCTATGTACTATATCGAAAGAGGTATGGGCAAAAAGTTTAAGCCACTTGCAATTTTCTTTGCAGTTAGTGGTGTTTTAGTTGCACTTCTAGGTGTTGGAACTTTTCCTCAAGTTAATGCTATTAGCCAAAGTATACAATCTACAGTGGGCGTAGATCCTCGTATAACAGGGATAGTTATTGCAGTTTGTGTTGGACTTGTTATTTTTGGAGGCATACAGAGTATTTCAAAGGTTTCAGAAAAGGTTGTACCTTTTATGGCTGTTATTTATATTATTTTTTCAGTAGCTATACTTATTTTTTCAGCAGATCAGATTATTCCTGCTTTAGGATTGGTTTTTAAGGGCGCATTTACACCAAGTGCTGCAATTGGTGGTTTTGGAGGCGCTATGGTAGCTAAGGCGATCCAAATGGGAATTGCAAGAGGTGTATTCTCTAATGAATCTGGACTTGGAAGTGCACCTATCGCTGCTGCGGCAGCAAAAACTAAGTGGGCTGCAGAGCAAGGGCTTATCTCAATGACAGGAACTTTTATTGATACGATTATTATATGTACACTAACAGGACTTAGTATTATTGTAACAGGGGCTTGGCATGGAGGAGCAAAGGGAGCTGTTATAACACAACAAGCTTTTGCAACGATTTTACCAACTATTGGACCTCTTCTTCTTACAATATGTCTTACACTTTTTGCCTTTACAACTATTTTAGGTTGGTGTTACTATGGTGAACGTTGTCTTGAATATGTAGCAGGGGTTAAGGCTATTCAACCATACCGAGTTGTTTTTGTAGTGATGGTTGCTCTCGGAGCATATCTTAAATTAGAAGCTATTTGGATCTTAGCAGATATCTTTAATGGGCTTATGGCACTTCCTAACCTTATTGCTCTTCTTGCCTTATCAGGTGTAATTGTGGCTGAAACAAAAGCTTATATGGCATATGTAGCAAATAAATAA
- a CDS encoding DUF523 domain-containing protein, giving the protein MYLVSACLVGVKCRYDGKNVSDTALEELFQSGQAIPVCPELLGGLSCPRECSEIIQTDKAAYKVASKTNKDVTAGFKLGAKKTLEICQSLDITTAILKSKSPSCGYGYIYDGTFSGNMIEGNGLTAELLSQNNIKVLNELNWNS; this is encoded by the coding sequence ATGTATTTAGTAAGTGCTTGTTTAGTTGGTGTAAAATGTAGATATGACGGTAAGAATGTATCAGATACTGCTTTAGAAGAACTCTTTCAAAGTGGCCAAGCTATTCCTGTATGTCCTGAACTGCTAGGTGGTTTAAGCTGTCCACGAGAATGCTCTGAAATCATTCAAACAGATAAGGCTGCGTATAAAGTAGCCAGTAAAACTAATAAAGACGTAACTGCTGGCTTTAAACTAGGCGCAAAAAAAACTTTAGAAATATGTCAGTCACTAGATATTACCACAGCTATACTTAAATCTAAAAGCCCTTCGTGTGGATATGGCTATATATATGATGGAACTTTCAGTGGTAATATGATAGAAGGTAACGGCTTAACTGCTGAACTTTTATCACAAAATAATATAAAAGTTCTCAATGAACTTAATTGGAACTCCTAA